Proteins from a genomic interval of Paenibacillus sp. FSL H8-0048:
- a CDS encoding AlkZ-related protein gives MGEAGKQENVTTFEEMAEVVARLGIVPLAPLIPEHPSVNGLTLKENWHTDTELDPWGWRVRFPGEGLAGYGKFIKKKAVLVSRDWLPAYLAAAGPQQSLEERYKSGLATREALTLLEIIRANEGIETRQLRSMADMKAKEKKTAFDNAVTELQGSLDTVISGVKQRVNADGEPNGWNSTSFETSGHWMHEAGIPPFEGSREEAIAWLRARMEAAWAPEAVAWINKALGWK, from the coding sequence GTGGGCGAAGCAGGTAAGCAAGAGAATGTAACCACCTTTGAAGAGATGGCTGAGGTGGTTGCCAGGCTGGGGATTGTGCCGCTGGCACCCCTGATCCCGGAGCATCCGTCCGTGAACGGACTGACGCTGAAGGAGAACTGGCATACCGATACAGAGCTGGACCCTTGGGGATGGCGAGTCAGATTTCCCGGAGAAGGCTTAGCCGGCTACGGCAAATTCATCAAGAAAAAAGCCGTGCTCGTATCCCGCGACTGGCTTCCGGCGTACTTGGCAGCGGCCGGACCTCAGCAGTCTCTCGAAGAGCGGTATAAGAGTGGCCTGGCTACTAGAGAAGCGCTGACGCTGCTGGAGATTATCCGGGCGAATGAGGGCATAGAGACGCGCCAGCTGCGCTCTATGGCGGATATGAAGGCCAAGGAGAAGAAGACGGCTTTTGACAATGCGGTAACGGAGCTGCAAGGGTCTCTGGATACTGTAATCTCCGGCGTGAAGCAGCGGGTGAATGCGGACGGAGAGCCGAATGGCTGGAACAGCACCTCTTTTGAAACCTCGGGGCACTGGATGCATGAAGCGGGCATTCCACCCTTTGAGGGATCGAGAGAAGAGGCGATAGCTTGGCTGCGTGCACGTATGGAAGCAGCATGGGCACCGGAGGCGGTTGCCTGGATCAACAAGGCGCTGGGCTGGAAATAG